The Pseudorasbora parva isolate DD20220531a chromosome 21, ASM2467924v1, whole genome shotgun sequence sequence TTTCTAGAAAAAATTATTGGACAAATGAAAATCACTAGCTCACCCAATGATGTGATTCCCCCTCGTCTTTTTAAAGAGGTTCTTCCTACATTGATTCCATGCATACTTGATATTGTTAATGGCAGTTTACTTAATGGAGTTGTGCCTGTgagttttaaacatgcagtggtTCAACCCTTGTTAAAGAAACCTGGTCTGGACCGATTTGAGCTCTCTAATTATCGGCCTATTTCTAAGCTCCCTCTGCTTTCTAAAATTGTTGAGAAAGTTGTGTATCTGCAGCTGagcacatttttaaatgataattgtATTACCGAAATGTTCCAGTCTGGGTTTAAGTCAGCCCATAGCACCGAGACAGCTCTGCTGAGGGTTTACAATGACATTCTTTTGGCTTCAGACTCGGGTGATACTGTTGCTCTGCTGCTACTGGACCTAACGGCTGCGTTCGATACAGTTGATCACCAAATCTTATTGTCTCGACTGGAGAACAATGTGGGCATTAAGGGGATGGCCTTGACCTGGATTATGTCGTATTTGGAAGGACGAAGTTTTTCAGTTCAAGTTAATGAAGCTGTGTCCACTTCGGCTCCTCTGACGTGCGGAATCCCACAAGGGTCTGTCCTTGGGCCACTGCTTTTTTCATTGTATGTGCTGCCTCTTGGGTCAATCCTTAGAAGACACAATGTTTCGTTTCATTTTTATGCTGACGACTGTCAAATATATGTGCCGCTAAGCCAGTCAAAAACCCTTTTAGAGTGTCTAAATGAAGTAAGAGCATGGATGGCTATGAATTTCTTGTATTTTAATGAGAGTAAAACTGAGTTCGTGTTATTTGGTCCGAGTGACTCAGGTGCTGGAGTGCCTGTTGATCTGGGCTGTTTAAGCCGAGTCATTAGCCCAGTGGTTACAAACCTGGGAGTAAAGATGGACGGTTGCTTAAAATTTGATGCTCAGGTCAGTGCAGTGGTGAAGACTAGTTTCTTCCAGCTGAGGCAATTAGCCAAAGTAAAACCATTTGTATCTCCACAGAATTTTGAAATTTTAATCCATGCTTTTATCACTACTCgtttagattattgtaatgcccTTTACACTGGTCTTAACAAATCACTACTGGCACGCTTAcaactagtccaaaatgcagccgCTCGTCTtttaaccggaacccggaaACATGACCATATTTCACCAGTTCTCCAGTCCCTACACTGGCTACCTGTGCATTTCCGCATTAATTTTAAAATtctgttatttgtttttaaatgtcttcATGGCCTGGCCCCCAAGTATTTATCTGATCTGATTGTGCCTTATACCCCTTCTCGCTCACTCCGGTCGGCAGATCAGGCTCTGTTAGTCGTCCCAAAGACGAAACGTAAAATTAGAGGTGATAGTGCGTTTGCCGTGGCAGCTCCGAGACTATGGAATGAGCTGCCTCTGCACATTAGACTGGCTGAGTCTCTCCCTGTTTTTAAATCCTGTCTCAAGactcatttattttctttggCTTTTGGATCAGTTTGAGGGTTGACTTTGttattgttgtatttattttattgctattttgctgtttttgttttgtgaattgtgttCAGCACTTTGGTCAACAGTGTTGTTTTTaaggtgctttataaataaaggtggattggattggattggattgtggATTTCCCTTATTAAAGCTgcgtttggatcttcaacctGTGTTTCAGAACAGCTTGTAACAATAAGTAGTTAAAGTAGTGGTGTTGAGATGGAGCCTCATGAAGCATTGAAGCTTTTCAGCCAAATGGTTCACAAAAGGGTTCATTTCGCGAGGCTTCATTTGCTCACAATACCGCCTGGTGGTCAAAGAGTGTAAAACGGATACAGATGACCATGATGTGatctgtgatgcactgtgttttGCATCAGTTAAGGCTTAGATATAACGgtgaagaaaataaaaatacatttccaCATAGACTAATAtactatttatatgaatataatGTGTATTTTCTGGTGGTATATAATGGTTGTATAACATGTGATGAATGGGCTATCAAGTGTGTGTAAATCAATTATTTGGACATATGCAGGAGGggcaatattattattactataaaactGGAAATTGGCTGGGTTTTACAGGGCAGAGGGCAAGGTCCAAATCACGTTCTGAATCAGTCAGGCTTTAAGCGAGGCTTCGGACGTCATTAGTCTAAATGATACGAGCCTCGATACGCGCTTCACTGAAAGTTCCCGGGATCTCTCGACACATGCTCCGAAGCCTCGGCACAGAACTTAACATCACTAAAGCCTCTTTCACACTGcagtcggacccgcaatattcccggaacattgccgggtcgccttgtgaaagcaaccacgtcccggaattgattaccgaattgaacccgggtcggggaccaagtaacattgcggtattcgaccctggaccagcgctgtgtgaacaaaagccaaaactaatgccgcaacgtgtacgtagttatcgtgcgactcctagagcttgttttttcaataatacaaccctgcagtgccagaagagctagtcggtgttttaaacgcagagagtgttcgtatacaaaagaaactaaaatttaaacaagcagaaatgtgtgcaaactggacacaagtcgagaccacggagctccttactatccgcgctgaagcggagatcgctcgccatgtCAACTtgatccgggaccgttacgggttgtcggtgaaagcgcacatattacggtatttcgctggcagtgtgaatgtagcctaccaaatctagcggcccgggaacaaatgccggccctgcattatccgtgtatttgccggaatcgcagtgtgagaGGGGCTTATGTTAAAGGCATCATATAAGTCTCACCTGTGTTTTGTTTGGGTTTACTGTTGCATGGCAGGCTAACATAAAGGAGCTTTGTGGGAAAGGCCAGTGCTGTGATCCAGAGTACTGAAGGTTCTCCACCTCCAGACCCACCTCTTCTGCCACCTCTCTGTGCAGGGCTTCCTCCACTGACTCTCCTGCAAAATGATTTGATTTAATAGAGCTGGTAAAATaacaacactgcaaaaaatacttttcttacttagtatatttgtcttgtttcaagtccaaacatctaaaaaatctttaaacaagaagtatttattagcaaagcaaaaaataaatttgttttgggggaaaataactcgaAATGACCTTTTTgaccttttcagttttgttttttttgataactttgCCTGTGGTAATGCTAACTGCATAACATTTGCCACaggtgtgtatttttatttgaattttaatatttaaccaccatttcctttaaaaaaaactattttgtactaGGTATACAAAATACTCACACTTAGGGCCTTTAGGACAAAAATGTCCACATTGAAactatttttttacggtctatgattgAAACCCATTAAATTTATGCATATTATAAAGCCAATTTGATAAATTATGCAGCAATAACTGTGAGGGTGTGTTAGTATGGATGTCAGAGTgtggtgtgtatgtatgtaataaaacaaaaattgtgtgtaggtgtgcatgtgtgtgcttgTAATATTTGAGAGAGAAAAACTCAACTGCAAATCACAAATCCAGAAACTGTGTGAACCAGTGGAGTTTTGCTGGCATCTAGTGGGGAAAAGTTGGCACTGCGCCCAAACAAAATCTTACTGAGAgctcatttttaatatttataataagcaaaataatctgccaatgggtaagtacaaaattcaaacagaaaacaagattatttttcttaccccattggcagattatttccaaaacaagacaacaacttttgcttgtctagtaaatgcttcttaatgAAAGAACGGGAAACAAGATAATACCaagaaaaaacttttttttgcagtgaaaatGGTTAAGTAACGCCACAGATTGATATGCTGTGGGCAGCAGCTTGTAATAAAGTGTGACTCACCCATGTCACAGAAGCCAGAGAGTGCGCTGTACATGCCTGGAGGAAACGTGGCCTGGCGCGCCAGCAAACACCTGCTCCCATCAGACACCAGCACGATCACTACAGGTGCCATCTGCGAGTCAACGACAAACAGCTCTATGTTAACTCTTAAACGCATACTTCAGGTCTTTAGTGACACAGGaagtcattcactaccctcctccccctcatttattttaaaagttagacatcaaccttcttagtattcctcagtCAATTCATTATGAACATTATAACaagaaaatattataaaagaatgcctgttttcatttttgtgtaaaaACTGTATAGGTGTGCAACAACATTTTTCTTTCTGCACAGCAATAATTTAATCTTTAATGATGGATTGgttgcaattcacctttattccacaggGTGGaaatgtctgatacacaatgttactgcaggcagaaaacaaaagtaTCATCAAAActtcaaatattagtgtcactctCACTTGATGGTGGATCAGGTGAAGAAGCTGTGAGCGATCAAAATACTTATtttgaaaatgatagttttgagaatatatTTGAGATGGTGAATATAAGCCAGATATTGAATGTACcgggaaatgagctctgacaaggacagtgatgatggtataaaacatctgcttcaaccatagactgtaaaaaaatatgtagcctatgtagtgtctgtgacatcacccataggaatctGAAGAGCCGTTTTGAAGCGTGAAGTTGAGACGAGCTGTTCCGTTGCCATCTGGAAAATGGTcaaagaggcgggacatggGCTGAGCTGAGGTGATGCGATAACTAACATaaagcagataaatggctatccaccagTCACTCAAGTAACCACttccttaattatgcagaactataaagggttagttcacccaaaaattacatttatatcattaatgactcaccctaatgtcgttccacacccgtaagacctccgttcatcttcggaacacagtttaagatattttatatttagtccgagagcgtatctaagtgtaggcacactatactgtccatgtccagaaagggaataaaaacatcatcaaatgttttcaatcctcaaaaaaagattcaaacggttgtgaatcagtgaatcgatcaatgattcggattgtcaatgtcacgtgatttgagcagtttgatacgcgatccgaatcatgaatcaatacgctgattcatgaccgtttgaatctttatttgaggactgaacacaaacaaggaagagaagacaatgctgaataaagttgtagtttttgtgatttttggaccaaaatgtattttcgacgcTACAAGAgtttctaattaactaactgatgtcacatatggactactttaattatgtttttattccctttctggacatggacagtatagtgtgcctacacttagatacgctctcaaactaaatataatatatcttaaactgtgttctgaagatgaacggaggtattacgggtgtggaacgacattagggtgagtcattaatgacatcaatttcatttttgggggaactataggctttatatattataaatgaatTAGTTATAAAAATCCCCCTCatccccctcacagttgtcatgaagggcaaaattagctgtatagttgttgtcatgtttttttctgctgtaaggTTGGGTATTTTAAAAgggagctcaatgagattcttcGCTCTTCTGGGgcatgtccctagtggccagtcgaggaattacagtttaagttacttctgTATCGGCTTCAAGAGACCACGGGAGGTTGCAGCTTGGCTAAAAAAGTTAGGCTAAAAAATAGgctatatttctttcttttgtaattgttactctaatattTTGTGTATATGTAAACACTCTATGTGTAGGTGTTGGCATATGTATgttatttaaaggaactgtatgtaagaaatgtatttcaattaatcataaaatggccctgatatgtcactagacattatgAATTCATgctaatttcaaatacttatatcctggtagtccggccaggatattgtcatttaaaagttgttgttgtagccctcaactgatgttgatgttgacatcatgttgtgttttggtctgaagctccgccctccacctatcgaccaatcacaaagtcagtagtgtttctgcatccgggttgccagatctgctctagttaccacagctgcagctacaaatgttcctgctggatcctgcagcctatctggcaacctcgagtcagggggagggggagaggggatacaacTGCAGTACCAGtcttggccacaatcttacacacacttcctttaaaagaAAGTTAGAATTAAAAGGGTAGGAGTATatcattttttcttcttcctacTCCTTTTTCGTACATGAGCATGTTTTTACAGGAAAGTAAGATACTttgctgttttttattttaatttttctattcttctattttttgttttttactttttcttttttaaatgtttgaacattattgtattattctcTCATGTTCGagagaaggggaaaaaaagatgaaaatatatcaaaccgggtcgctaaagacccgaatatgtaataatgattagcgaaacattcatgcatttaagggttaagtgTGAGCCGTAATTTAAAGAcagcatgaaacagcattcgcAATTCATTGTACTCTGAAACAAGAATAAGCAGCGAGGAATTGCATTAACAAGGAATTGATTGGGTTGTAATAAGTGGCCAtacaattacattaaaatagCCTAAAAGAATACCCAAGCTACCCAGCTAGTGATTAAATATATACTTTTGTACTGTACAGAGTAGAACAGCACATCAATAAAACACAGCATCagtcaaacaaattaaataaaactgaaaatctGACACTCATTTTTTATCAGGTGGCATGTATTTGCATATTGTGGGAGTTGTCCTGCTGTCTGACATCATGAAAAGCACCTGCTTACTTTGGGGTAGTATGTGACGCCACTGCTGCGGCAAACTCTGAAACTTCCTGACTGGTTCCTGACAGTCGGCTGCCCCGTAGCACTACAAAATCCATTTGTCTGATGCCATCGAAGGAGAGCCTGTCCCTAAATCAAACACCAAATTAAATTGAATGTATGCAAATAACGTCTTAGAGATGGTCAACATACAAATGGTACGATGGCTATGGTATGATGAAAGGTATGATGGCTATATCACACTATATTGGCGTTCATATGGACTACAAACAAACATCATTCACATGGTAATTACTTATAGTAAATGTAAATAACTAGTTAAACAACAACTATTGCCTAAAGTAGTAATGGTGACAAAGAGCGAGTGGGATCAAGTTCCTTAGATGATCCCTGGGATTGAACCAGCAACCTGCTTATTTACCTCGTTTTCTGAAATTAAATATCATCTGGCACAAAAACATGTTTCAAAGTGGTTACAATGCAGTAGCATTATTGATCATTTAGAAACTTAAGGTACATACTTTGGCCACAAGAGCAGACTCTGGTCCAGTTATCATGAAGAAAGCTTTCCTGAGATCCACAAACATACCGCTACACTCCTGCTCCAATGCACTGCGATCTAAATCACCTACAGCgagaagatatatatatattatatagtatGCAATAATATAATGTGTACAGTATAGGTTTCGCATGGTCACAGAAAACTTGGAAATGTAATGTTATCCAGGTCTGGAAAACTTATGGAAAATAATGGAAATAAGAActtaaaatgttgtggaaattCCAGGAACAATCAAACACCACTCACATTCCTATAGGGTTTCTGTATCACAAACAGTAGAGTATGGAGCTAGcaaaaccaaaccattgtaCTGCAAGTCAACAAATGTGTTcagctttaaaatattttcagaGTATTATATAATAATGGCTGTGTGAACTGACCCAATTCTAGTGAGAATTTCGGTTCACCCTTGTCAGTGCATCCCAGAAGAAAAGATTCGTCAACAAAGTGTTTGTCCTTTCCAACCTTCTCCAGTATCTGTTCCAAATCTAGAGGAATTGGCATACAAACATAGAAACTTATATCCAAAATCTTTTAATTCATGATATGGAAGAGTTTAAGTGGTGCTGTATTGAGACCTGAGGTATTTAGACACGCCGGTTTGTAAAAGCCGCTGTTGGTCTTCTGCAGTAGAGGAGCGAGCTTATGATACAGTAGAAACTTTCCAGACTTCAGTGCTTCTCGACATGCCTCGTCATCCTCTTTTAATCTCATAAGGTACCTAAAcatgaatattttattttatattaagcaATTATTTAT is a genomic window containing:
- the nudt13 gene encoding nucleoside diphosphate-linked moiety X motif 13 isoform X1, encoding MLKSFKLLFNCNLVLSRSCSGYVSRMRYLMRLKEDDEACREALKSGKFLLYHKLAPLLQKTNSGFYKPACLNTSDLEQILEKVGKDKHFVDESFLLGCTDKGEPKFSLELGDLDRSALEQECSGMFVDLRKAFFMITGPESALVAKGQALLRWHQTNGFCSATGQPTVRNQSGSFRVCRSSGVTYYPKMAPVVIVLVSDGSRCLLARQATFPPGMYSALSGFCDMGESVEEALHREVAEEVGLEVENLQYSGSQHWPFPQSSFMLACHATVNPNKTQVNVDTAELEDARWFTFEEITEALQKPPLNPKREPPAFWVPPSYAIANQLIQEWANQQQLSRK
- the nudt13 gene encoding nucleoside diphosphate-linked moiety X motif 13 isoform X3, which produces MAPVVIVLVSDGSRCLLARQATFPPGMYSALSGFCDMGESVEEALHREVAEEVGLEVENLQYSGSQHWPFPQSSFMLACHATVNPNKTQVNVDTAELEDARWFTFEEITEALQKPPLNPKREPPAFWVPPSYAIANQLIQEWANQQQLSRK
- the nudt13 gene encoding nucleoside diphosphate-linked moiety X motif 13 isoform X2, translating into MLKSFKLLFNCNLVLSRSCSGYVSRMRYLMRLKEDDEACREALKSGKFLLYHKLAPLLQKTNSGFYKPACLNTSDLEQILEKVGKDKHFVDESFLLGCTDKGEPKFSLELGDLDRSALEQECSGMFVDLRKAFFMITGPESALVAKGQALLRWHQTNGFCSATGQPTVRNQSGSFRVCRSSGVTYYPKMAPVVIVLVSDGSRCLLARQATFPPGMYSALSGFCDMGESHFITSCCPQHINLWLFSWYYLVSRSFIKKHLLDKQKLLSCFGNNLPMG